One Brassica napus cultivar Da-Ae chromosome C6 unlocalized genomic scaffold, Da-Ae chrC06_Random_8, whole genome shotgun sequence genomic region harbors:
- the LOC125594955 gene encoding acylamino-acid-releasing enzyme-like isoform X4, with translation MDSYGTDTVKDLDQTSEEEYATQSKLIKEFITIPSIDKAWIFNSGSGPQAMVAMSQANLLANKRRKFMLSGHISKESSNLSVNFHWAPFPVEMTGASAFAPSPSGLKLLVVRNPDDKESPTKFEIWSSSQLEKEFHIPQKVHGSVYVDGWFEGISWNSDETCVAYVAEEPSLPKPTFDHLGYYTKDNVGLDKAIGSWKGQGDWEEEWGEAYAGKRQPALFVINVDSGEVEHIKGVPRSISVGQVVWSPSSKGVAEYLVFAGWLGDKRKFGIKYCYNRPCSIYAIKFRDASSGSDEPKDDAKEAFPIHNLTKSISSGFSPLFSKDGKFLLFLSAKTAVDSGAHWGTESLHKINWPSDGKLSESTDIVDLIPVVNCPDDGCFPGLYVTGLLSDPWLSDGHTLMLSSYWHSCRVILSLNMLSGELSRASPNDSDCSWSVLALDGDDIVAVCSSPVSVPEIKYGKKVVDPAGRPSWQWLDIQNPIFKSSEKVTSGLSSLEFKILKVPISNVSECLTKGAKKPIEAIYVSSSKSKENGICDPLAVIVHGGPHSIAPCSFSKTLAYLSSIGYSLLIVNYRGSLGFGEDALQSLPGKVGSQDVNDVLSAVDHAVEMGLADPSRITVLGGSHGGFLTTHLIGQAPNKFVAAAARNPVCNLASMVGITDIPDWCFFEAYGDRTRYTEAPSPEDMSRFHQMSPISHISKVKTPTLFLLGTMDLRVPISNGIQYVRALKEKGIEVKVLVFPNDNHPLDRPQTDYESFLNIAVWFNKYCKL, from the exons ATGGATTCTTATGGAACTGACACGGTTAAGGACTTAGACCAAACTAGCGAGGAAGAGTATGCAACACAGTCCAAGTTAATCAAAGAGTTTATTACTATTCCCAGCATTGACAAAGCTTGGATCTTCAACTCTGGTTCTG GTCCTCAGGCTATGGTTGCCATGAGTCAAGCAAACCTTTTGGCTAATAAGAGGAGGAAGTTTATGTTATCGGGACATATCTCAAAAGAGAGTAGTAACCTGTCTGTAAACTTTCACTGGGCGCCATTTCCTGTAGAGATGACCGGCGCATCTGCTTTTGCCCCCTCTCCATCGGGTCTGAAGCTCCTTGTAGTCCGGAATCCTGATGATAAAGAATCTCCTACAAAGTTTGAGATATGGAGTTCATCTCAGCTAGAGAAGGAGTTTCATATTCCACAGAAAGTTCATGGCTCTGTATACGTTGATGGATG GTTTGAAGGAATCTCTTGGAACTCAGATGAGACTTGTGTTGCTTATGTTGCTGAGGAACCATCTCTTCCCAAACCTACATTTGACCATCTAGGCTATTACACGAAAGACAATGTTGGTTTGGACAAGGCTATTGGAAGCTGGAAAGGTCAAGGAGATTGGGAAGAGGAATGGGGAGAAGCTTATGCCGGAAAAAGGCAGCCTGCCCTGTTTGTTATCAATGTTGACAg TGGAGAGGTCGAGCATATCAAAGGAGTTCCAAGATCGATAAGTGTTGGACAGGTTGTTTGGAGTCCAAGCAGTAAAGGCGTAGCTGAGTATTTAGTTTTTGCCGGATGGTTAGGAGATAAAAGAAAGTTTGGTATTAAGTACTGCTACAACAGACCATGTTCCATATACGCAATAAAGTTTAGAGATGCTTCGTCTGGATCGGATGAGCCAAA AGATGATGCAAAGGAAGCATTCCCTATTCATAATTTGACCAAGAGCATAAGCAGCGGTTTTTCCCCACTGTTCAG CAAAGATGGCAAGTTTCTTCTGTTTTTATCCGCAAAGACTGCTGTTGATTCGGGGGCGCATTGGGGAACCGAGTCACTTCATAAGATTAACTGGCCAAGTGATGGGAAACTTTCTGAGTCAACTGATATTGTTGATCTG ATTCCAGTTGTGAATTGTCCTGATGATGGTTGTTTCCCTGGACTCTATGTTACTGGCCTGCTGAGTGATCCGTGGCTGTCAGATGGACATACTCTTATGTTGTCTTCCTACTGGCACAGTTGTAGAGTAATACTCAGCCTAAATATGCTAAG TGGTGAACTGTCACGTGCCAGCCCTAATGATTCAGATTGTTCATGGAGCGTTCTTGCGCTAGATGGTGATGATATTGTTGCCG TGTGTAGCAGTCCAGTGAGTGTTCCTGAAATTAAATATGGAAAGAAAGTTGTTGATCCAGCCGGGAGGCCTTCATGGCAGTGGTTAGATATCCAAAACCCAATATTTAAAAGCTCTGAGAAG GTCACGTCTGGGCTTTCATCTCTGGAGTTTAAAATTCTCAAAGTTCCAATCAGTAATGTTTCTGAATGTCTTACCAAAG GGGCCAAAAAACCAATTGAAGCTATATATGTATCGTCTTCAAAGTCCAAGGAGAATGGGATATGTGATCCTTTAGCTGTTATTGTCCATGGAGGCCCTCATTCGATCGCACCTTGCAGCTTCTCCAAGACTTTGGCATATCTCTCCTCAATTGGATACAGTCTGCTGATTGTAAATTACAG GGGTtcgttggggtttggggaagatgCTTTGCAGTCTCTACCTGGAAAAGTTGGATCACAAGACGTGAATGATGTGCTCTCGGCTGTAGACCACGCTGTTGAAATGGGACTTGCAGACCCGTCTAGAATAACCGTACTAGGTGGCTCTCATGGTGGGTTTCTCACTACACACTTGATTGGCCAG GCCCCGAATAAATTTGTGGCAGCAGCTGCAAGAAATCCTGTATGCAACCTTGCATCAATGGTTGGGATTACGGATATACCTGATTGGTGTTTCTTTGAAGCCTATGGTGACCGGACTCGCTATACAGAAGCCCCATCACCTGAAGATATGTCTCGGTTTCATCAAATGTCTCCTATATCACACATCTCAAAG GTGAAAACACCCACTTTGTTTCTCTTGGGAACTATGGATCTCCGTGTTCCCATTTCAAACGGAATTCAA TACGTGAGAGCCTTAAAGGAGAAAGGAATTGAGGTTAAAGTGTTAGTCTTTCCCAATGACAATCATCCCCTAGACAG ACCGCAGACGGATTATGAAAGCTTTCTCAACATTGCTGTATGGTTCAACAAGTACTGCAAGCTGTGA
- the LOC125594955 gene encoding acylamino-acid-releasing enzyme-like isoform X3 produces the protein MDSYGTDTVKDLDQTSEEEYATQSKLIKEFITIPSIDKAWIFNSGSGPQAMVAMSQANLLANKRRKFMLSGHISKESSNLSVNFHWAPFPVEMTGASAFAPSPSGLKLLVVRNPDDKESPTKFEIWSSSQLEKEFHIPQKVHGSVYVDGWFEGISWNSDETCVAYVAEEPSLPKPTFDHLGYYTKDNVGLDKAIGSWKGQGDWEEEWGEAYAGKRQPALFVINVDSSGEVEHIKGVPRSISVGQVVWSPSSKGVAEYLVFAGWLGDKRKFGIKYCYNRPCSIYAIKFRDASSGSDEPKDDAKEAFPIHNLTKSISSGFSPLFSKDGKFLLFLSAKTAVDSGAHWGTESLHKINWPSDGKLSESTDIVDLIPVVNCPDDGCFPGLYVTGLLSDPWLSDGHTLMLSSYWHSCRVILSLNMLSGELSRASPNDSDCSWSVLALDGDDIVAVCSSPVSVPEIKYGKKVVDPAGRPSWQWLDIQNPIFKSSEKVTSGLSSLEFKILKVPISNVSECLTKGAKKPIEAIYVSSSKSKENGICDPLAVIVHGGPHSIAPCSFSKTLAYLSSIGYSLLIVNYRGSLGFGEDALQSLPGKVGSQDVNDVLSAVDHAVEMGLADPSRITVLGGSHGGFLTTHLIGQAPNKFVAAAARNPVCNLASMVGITDIPDWCFFEAYGDRTRYTEAPSPEDMSRFHQMSPISHISKVKTPTLFLLGTMDLRVPISNGIQYVRALKEKGIEVKVLVFPNDNHPLDRPQTDYESFLNIAVWFNKYCKL, from the exons ATGGATTCTTATGGAACTGACACGGTTAAGGACTTAGACCAAACTAGCGAGGAAGAGTATGCAACACAGTCCAAGTTAATCAAAGAGTTTATTACTATTCCCAGCATTGACAAAGCTTGGATCTTCAACTCTGGTTCTG GTCCTCAGGCTATGGTTGCCATGAGTCAAGCAAACCTTTTGGCTAATAAGAGGAGGAAGTTTATGTTATCGGGACATATCTCAAAAGAGAGTAGTAACCTGTCTGTAAACTTTCACTGGGCGCCATTTCCTGTAGAGATGACCGGCGCATCTGCTTTTGCCCCCTCTCCATCGGGTCTGAAGCTCCTTGTAGTCCGGAATCCTGATGATAAAGAATCTCCTACAAAGTTTGAGATATGGAGTTCATCTCAGCTAGAGAAGGAGTTTCATATTCCACAGAAAGTTCATGGCTCTGTATACGTTGATGGATG GTTTGAAGGAATCTCTTGGAACTCAGATGAGACTTGTGTTGCTTATGTTGCTGAGGAACCATCTCTTCCCAAACCTACATTTGACCATCTAGGCTATTACACGAAAGACAATGTTGGTTTGGACAAGGCTATTGGAAGCTGGAAAGGTCAAGGAGATTGGGAAGAGGAATGGGGAGAAGCTTATGCCGGAAAAAGGCAGCCTGCCCTGTTTGTTATCAATGTTGACAg CAGTGGAGAGGTCGAGCATATCAAAGGAGTTCCAAGATCGATAAGTGTTGGACAGGTTGTTTGGAGTCCAAGCAGTAAAGGCGTAGCTGAGTATTTAGTTTTTGCCGGATGGTTAGGAGATAAAAGAAAGTTTGGTATTAAGTACTGCTACAACAGACCATGTTCCATATACGCAATAAAGTTTAGAGATGCTTCGTCTGGATCGGATGAGCCAAA AGATGATGCAAAGGAAGCATTCCCTATTCATAATTTGACCAAGAGCATAAGCAGCGGTTTTTCCCCACTGTTCAG CAAAGATGGCAAGTTTCTTCTGTTTTTATCCGCAAAGACTGCTGTTGATTCGGGGGCGCATTGGGGAACCGAGTCACTTCATAAGATTAACTGGCCAAGTGATGGGAAACTTTCTGAGTCAACTGATATTGTTGATCTG ATTCCAGTTGTGAATTGTCCTGATGATGGTTGTTTCCCTGGACTCTATGTTACTGGCCTGCTGAGTGATCCGTGGCTGTCAGATGGACATACTCTTATGTTGTCTTCCTACTGGCACAGTTGTAGAGTAATACTCAGCCTAAATATGCTAAG TGGTGAACTGTCACGTGCCAGCCCTAATGATTCAGATTGTTCATGGAGCGTTCTTGCGCTAGATGGTGATGATATTGTTGCCG TGTGTAGCAGTCCAGTGAGTGTTCCTGAAATTAAATATGGAAAGAAAGTTGTTGATCCAGCCGGGAGGCCTTCATGGCAGTGGTTAGATATCCAAAACCCAATATTTAAAAGCTCTGAGAAG GTCACGTCTGGGCTTTCATCTCTGGAGTTTAAAATTCTCAAAGTTCCAATCAGTAATGTTTCTGAATGTCTTACCAAAG GGGCCAAAAAACCAATTGAAGCTATATATGTATCGTCTTCAAAGTCCAAGGAGAATGGGATATGTGATCCTTTAGCTGTTATTGTCCATGGAGGCCCTCATTCGATCGCACCTTGCAGCTTCTCCAAGACTTTGGCATATCTCTCCTCAATTGGATACAGTCTGCTGATTGTAAATTACAG GGGTtcgttggggtttggggaagatgCTTTGCAGTCTCTACCTGGAAAAGTTGGATCACAAGACGTGAATGATGTGCTCTCGGCTGTAGACCACGCTGTTGAAATGGGACTTGCAGACCCGTCTAGAATAACCGTACTAGGTGGCTCTCATGGTGGGTTTCTCACTACACACTTGATTGGCCAG GCCCCGAATAAATTTGTGGCAGCAGCTGCAAGAAATCCTGTATGCAACCTTGCATCAATGGTTGGGATTACGGATATACCTGATTGGTGTTTCTTTGAAGCCTATGGTGACCGGACTCGCTATACAGAAGCCCCATCACCTGAAGATATGTCTCGGTTTCATCAAATGTCTCCTATATCACACATCTCAAAG GTGAAAACACCCACTTTGTTTCTCTTGGGAACTATGGATCTCCGTGTTCCCATTTCAAACGGAATTCAA TACGTGAGAGCCTTAAAGGAGAAAGGAATTGAGGTTAAAGTGTTAGTCTTTCCCAATGACAATCATCCCCTAGACAG ACCGCAGACGGATTATGAAAGCTTTCTCAACATTGCTGTATGGTTCAACAAGTACTGCAAGCTGTGA
- the LOC125594955 gene encoding acylamino-acid-releasing enzyme-like isoform X1, translated as MVFNCKVSFIDRFLYVLLFNRQLIQMMSDCMLLQKVGLQDQLTMDSYGTDTVKDLDQTSEEEYATQSKLIKEFITIPSIDKAWIFNSGSGPQAMVAMSQANLLANKRRKFMLSGHISKESSNLSVNFHWAPFPVEMTGASAFAPSPSGLKLLVVRNPDDKESPTKFEIWSSSQLEKEFHIPQKVHGSVYVDGWFEGISWNSDETCVAYVAEEPSLPKPTFDHLGYYTKDNVGLDKAIGSWKGQGDWEEEWGEAYAGKRQPALFVINVDSSGEVEHIKGVPRSISVGQVVWSPSSKGVAEYLVFAGWLGDKRKFGIKYCYNRPCSIYAIKFRDASSGSDEPKDDAKEAFPIHNLTKSISSGFSPLFSKDGKFLLFLSAKTAVDSGAHWGTESLHKINWPSDGKLSESTDIVDLIPVVNCPDDGCFPGLYVTGLLSDPWLSDGHTLMLSSYWHSCRVILSLNMLSGELSRASPNDSDCSWSVLALDGDDIVAVCSSPVSVPEIKYGKKVVDPAGRPSWQWLDIQNPIFKSSEKVTSGLSSLEFKILKVPISNVSECLTKGAKKPIEAIYVSSSKSKENGICDPLAVIVHGGPHSIAPCSFSKTLAYLSSIGYSLLIVNYRGSLGFGEDALQSLPGKVGSQDVNDVLSAVDHAVEMGLADPSRITVLGGSHGGFLTTHLIGQAPNKFVAAAARNPVCNLASMVGITDIPDWCFFEAYGDRTRYTEAPSPEDMSRFHQMSPISHISKVKTPTLFLLGTMDLRVPISNGIQYVRALKEKGIEVKVLVFPNDNHPLDRPQTDYESFLNIAVWFNKYCKL; from the exons ATGGTTTTCAATTGTAAAGTTTCATTCATTGATCGGTTTCTGTATGTTCTTCTGTTCAATCGACAATTGATCCAAATGATGTCTGATTGTATGTTG TTGCAAAAGGTTGGATTACAAGATCAGTTAACCATGGATTCTTATGGAACTGACACGGTTAAGGACTTAGACCAAACTAGCGAGGAAGAGTATGCAACACAGTCCAAGTTAATCAAAGAGTTTATTACTATTCCCAGCATTGACAAAGCTTGGATCTTCAACTCTGGTTCTG GTCCTCAGGCTATGGTTGCCATGAGTCAAGCAAACCTTTTGGCTAATAAGAGGAGGAAGTTTATGTTATCGGGACATATCTCAAAAGAGAGTAGTAACCTGTCTGTAAACTTTCACTGGGCGCCATTTCCTGTAGAGATGACCGGCGCATCTGCTTTTGCCCCCTCTCCATCGGGTCTGAAGCTCCTTGTAGTCCGGAATCCTGATGATAAAGAATCTCCTACAAAGTTTGAGATATGGAGTTCATCTCAGCTAGAGAAGGAGTTTCATATTCCACAGAAAGTTCATGGCTCTGTATACGTTGATGGATG GTTTGAAGGAATCTCTTGGAACTCAGATGAGACTTGTGTTGCTTATGTTGCTGAGGAACCATCTCTTCCCAAACCTACATTTGACCATCTAGGCTATTACACGAAAGACAATGTTGGTTTGGACAAGGCTATTGGAAGCTGGAAAGGTCAAGGAGATTGGGAAGAGGAATGGGGAGAAGCTTATGCCGGAAAAAGGCAGCCTGCCCTGTTTGTTATCAATGTTGACAg CAGTGGAGAGGTCGAGCATATCAAAGGAGTTCCAAGATCGATAAGTGTTGGACAGGTTGTTTGGAGTCCAAGCAGTAAAGGCGTAGCTGAGTATTTAGTTTTTGCCGGATGGTTAGGAGATAAAAGAAAGTTTGGTATTAAGTACTGCTACAACAGACCATGTTCCATATACGCAATAAAGTTTAGAGATGCTTCGTCTGGATCGGATGAGCCAAA AGATGATGCAAAGGAAGCATTCCCTATTCATAATTTGACCAAGAGCATAAGCAGCGGTTTTTCCCCACTGTTCAG CAAAGATGGCAAGTTTCTTCTGTTTTTATCCGCAAAGACTGCTGTTGATTCGGGGGCGCATTGGGGAACCGAGTCACTTCATAAGATTAACTGGCCAAGTGATGGGAAACTTTCTGAGTCAACTGATATTGTTGATCTG ATTCCAGTTGTGAATTGTCCTGATGATGGTTGTTTCCCTGGACTCTATGTTACTGGCCTGCTGAGTGATCCGTGGCTGTCAGATGGACATACTCTTATGTTGTCTTCCTACTGGCACAGTTGTAGAGTAATACTCAGCCTAAATATGCTAAG TGGTGAACTGTCACGTGCCAGCCCTAATGATTCAGATTGTTCATGGAGCGTTCTTGCGCTAGATGGTGATGATATTGTTGCCG TGTGTAGCAGTCCAGTGAGTGTTCCTGAAATTAAATATGGAAAGAAAGTTGTTGATCCAGCCGGGAGGCCTTCATGGCAGTGGTTAGATATCCAAAACCCAATATTTAAAAGCTCTGAGAAG GTCACGTCTGGGCTTTCATCTCTGGAGTTTAAAATTCTCAAAGTTCCAATCAGTAATGTTTCTGAATGTCTTACCAAAG GGGCCAAAAAACCAATTGAAGCTATATATGTATCGTCTTCAAAGTCCAAGGAGAATGGGATATGTGATCCTTTAGCTGTTATTGTCCATGGAGGCCCTCATTCGATCGCACCTTGCAGCTTCTCCAAGACTTTGGCATATCTCTCCTCAATTGGATACAGTCTGCTGATTGTAAATTACAG GGGTtcgttggggtttggggaagatgCTTTGCAGTCTCTACCTGGAAAAGTTGGATCACAAGACGTGAATGATGTGCTCTCGGCTGTAGACCACGCTGTTGAAATGGGACTTGCAGACCCGTCTAGAATAACCGTACTAGGTGGCTCTCATGGTGGGTTTCTCACTACACACTTGATTGGCCAG GCCCCGAATAAATTTGTGGCAGCAGCTGCAAGAAATCCTGTATGCAACCTTGCATCAATGGTTGGGATTACGGATATACCTGATTGGTGTTTCTTTGAAGCCTATGGTGACCGGACTCGCTATACAGAAGCCCCATCACCTGAAGATATGTCTCGGTTTCATCAAATGTCTCCTATATCACACATCTCAAAG GTGAAAACACCCACTTTGTTTCTCTTGGGAACTATGGATCTCCGTGTTCCCATTTCAAACGGAATTCAA TACGTGAGAGCCTTAAAGGAGAAAGGAATTGAGGTTAAAGTGTTAGTCTTTCCCAATGACAATCATCCCCTAGACAG ACCGCAGACGGATTATGAAAGCTTTCTCAACATTGCTGTATGGTTCAACAAGTACTGCAAGCTGTGA
- the LOC125594955 gene encoding acylamino-acid-releasing enzyme-like isoform X2: MVFNCKVSFIDRFLYVLLFNRQLIQMMSDCMLLQKVGLQDQLTMDSYGTDTVKDLDQTSEEEYATQSKLIKEFITIPSIDKAWIFNSGSGPQAMVAMSQANLLANKRRKFMLSGHISKESSNLSVNFHWAPFPVEMTGASAFAPSPSGLKLLVVRNPDDKESPTKFEIWSSSQLEKEFHIPQKVHGSVYVDGWFEGISWNSDETCVAYVAEEPSLPKPTFDHLGYYTKDNVGLDKAIGSWKGQGDWEEEWGEAYAGKRQPALFVINVDSGEVEHIKGVPRSISVGQVVWSPSSKGVAEYLVFAGWLGDKRKFGIKYCYNRPCSIYAIKFRDASSGSDEPKDDAKEAFPIHNLTKSISSGFSPLFSKDGKFLLFLSAKTAVDSGAHWGTESLHKINWPSDGKLSESTDIVDLIPVVNCPDDGCFPGLYVTGLLSDPWLSDGHTLMLSSYWHSCRVILSLNMLSGELSRASPNDSDCSWSVLALDGDDIVAVCSSPVSVPEIKYGKKVVDPAGRPSWQWLDIQNPIFKSSEKVTSGLSSLEFKILKVPISNVSECLTKGAKKPIEAIYVSSSKSKENGICDPLAVIVHGGPHSIAPCSFSKTLAYLSSIGYSLLIVNYRGSLGFGEDALQSLPGKVGSQDVNDVLSAVDHAVEMGLADPSRITVLGGSHGGFLTTHLIGQAPNKFVAAAARNPVCNLASMVGITDIPDWCFFEAYGDRTRYTEAPSPEDMSRFHQMSPISHISKVKTPTLFLLGTMDLRVPISNGIQYVRALKEKGIEVKVLVFPNDNHPLDRPQTDYESFLNIAVWFNKYCKL, translated from the exons ATGGTTTTCAATTGTAAAGTTTCATTCATTGATCGGTTTCTGTATGTTCTTCTGTTCAATCGACAATTGATCCAAATGATGTCTGATTGTATGTTG TTGCAAAAGGTTGGATTACAAGATCAGTTAACCATGGATTCTTATGGAACTGACACGGTTAAGGACTTAGACCAAACTAGCGAGGAAGAGTATGCAACACAGTCCAAGTTAATCAAAGAGTTTATTACTATTCCCAGCATTGACAAAGCTTGGATCTTCAACTCTGGTTCTG GTCCTCAGGCTATGGTTGCCATGAGTCAAGCAAACCTTTTGGCTAATAAGAGGAGGAAGTTTATGTTATCGGGACATATCTCAAAAGAGAGTAGTAACCTGTCTGTAAACTTTCACTGGGCGCCATTTCCTGTAGAGATGACCGGCGCATCTGCTTTTGCCCCCTCTCCATCGGGTCTGAAGCTCCTTGTAGTCCGGAATCCTGATGATAAAGAATCTCCTACAAAGTTTGAGATATGGAGTTCATCTCAGCTAGAGAAGGAGTTTCATATTCCACAGAAAGTTCATGGCTCTGTATACGTTGATGGATG GTTTGAAGGAATCTCTTGGAACTCAGATGAGACTTGTGTTGCTTATGTTGCTGAGGAACCATCTCTTCCCAAACCTACATTTGACCATCTAGGCTATTACACGAAAGACAATGTTGGTTTGGACAAGGCTATTGGAAGCTGGAAAGGTCAAGGAGATTGGGAAGAGGAATGGGGAGAAGCTTATGCCGGAAAAAGGCAGCCTGCCCTGTTTGTTATCAATGTTGACAg TGGAGAGGTCGAGCATATCAAAGGAGTTCCAAGATCGATAAGTGTTGGACAGGTTGTTTGGAGTCCAAGCAGTAAAGGCGTAGCTGAGTATTTAGTTTTTGCCGGATGGTTAGGAGATAAAAGAAAGTTTGGTATTAAGTACTGCTACAACAGACCATGTTCCATATACGCAATAAAGTTTAGAGATGCTTCGTCTGGATCGGATGAGCCAAA AGATGATGCAAAGGAAGCATTCCCTATTCATAATTTGACCAAGAGCATAAGCAGCGGTTTTTCCCCACTGTTCAG CAAAGATGGCAAGTTTCTTCTGTTTTTATCCGCAAAGACTGCTGTTGATTCGGGGGCGCATTGGGGAACCGAGTCACTTCATAAGATTAACTGGCCAAGTGATGGGAAACTTTCTGAGTCAACTGATATTGTTGATCTG ATTCCAGTTGTGAATTGTCCTGATGATGGTTGTTTCCCTGGACTCTATGTTACTGGCCTGCTGAGTGATCCGTGGCTGTCAGATGGACATACTCTTATGTTGTCTTCCTACTGGCACAGTTGTAGAGTAATACTCAGCCTAAATATGCTAAG TGGTGAACTGTCACGTGCCAGCCCTAATGATTCAGATTGTTCATGGAGCGTTCTTGCGCTAGATGGTGATGATATTGTTGCCG TGTGTAGCAGTCCAGTGAGTGTTCCTGAAATTAAATATGGAAAGAAAGTTGTTGATCCAGCCGGGAGGCCTTCATGGCAGTGGTTAGATATCCAAAACCCAATATTTAAAAGCTCTGAGAAG GTCACGTCTGGGCTTTCATCTCTGGAGTTTAAAATTCTCAAAGTTCCAATCAGTAATGTTTCTGAATGTCTTACCAAAG GGGCCAAAAAACCAATTGAAGCTATATATGTATCGTCTTCAAAGTCCAAGGAGAATGGGATATGTGATCCTTTAGCTGTTATTGTCCATGGAGGCCCTCATTCGATCGCACCTTGCAGCTTCTCCAAGACTTTGGCATATCTCTCCTCAATTGGATACAGTCTGCTGATTGTAAATTACAG GGGTtcgttggggtttggggaagatgCTTTGCAGTCTCTACCTGGAAAAGTTGGATCACAAGACGTGAATGATGTGCTCTCGGCTGTAGACCACGCTGTTGAAATGGGACTTGCAGACCCGTCTAGAATAACCGTACTAGGTGGCTCTCATGGTGGGTTTCTCACTACACACTTGATTGGCCAG GCCCCGAATAAATTTGTGGCAGCAGCTGCAAGAAATCCTGTATGCAACCTTGCATCAATGGTTGGGATTACGGATATACCTGATTGGTGTTTCTTTGAAGCCTATGGTGACCGGACTCGCTATACAGAAGCCCCATCACCTGAAGATATGTCTCGGTTTCATCAAATGTCTCCTATATCACACATCTCAAAG GTGAAAACACCCACTTTGTTTCTCTTGGGAACTATGGATCTCCGTGTTCCCATTTCAAACGGAATTCAA TACGTGAGAGCCTTAAAGGAGAAAGGAATTGAGGTTAAAGTGTTAGTCTTTCCCAATGACAATCATCCCCTAGACAG ACCGCAGACGGATTATGAAAGCTTTCTCAACATTGCTGTATGGTTCAACAAGTACTGCAAGCTGTGA